The genomic DNA tctttcaaaattcaaaatatatatacccTTTCTCCAGATACTCAATTCTACTTGCAGTGATATGCCCTATAGAGATACTCATGAAAATACACCAATGCACTAGGATGCTTGTCATTAACAGGAAACAAATGTCCAGCAATAAAGGCCACTAACTATGATGCTTGCACACAGTAAAACTAAATAGCCATTTCAAAGAATGAGATAGATAGGTCAATGCTGATGGAATATTTATGAGGAATATTATTGAGGAAAATtgtactatttttaaatagtacACATAGATGTGGGTactgcatatttttttctgaatacacGAGAAAGTGTAAGCAGTTACTTTTGAGGCATGGAGCTAGAAGATGAGATGCAGGTATGAGAAACTTATTTacacttttaattttatacaattCTGTACAGTTGTGGGGTTTGAATTTTCAACAAGTATATAGATACTACGTTTTATACACAAACACACgtacttaagaaacaaaataaataattctgaatgTCACCTATTTAACTAGCCAGAGATATTTTGatgtccttccttcccctaaatccctcaattaaaaaaacctGGTCAGTATTtaacaattactttaaaatgtttaaaagtgaaGAATGACTATTCTTTCTGCTGttactaattatttttgttaaggGTCTTATGGGTTTCTATTCCTCATATTGgttttataatttactttcttttaataattttacatacattataatttttatacttaaatatcCTAATTTCTCAGAAAATTCGTGAAACATCTTACTCATAGGTATTTCAACATTCATCCAAAGCAAATTTTAGTGCTGTTCACAATGAAGATATCTGATATAAGGTATCTAAAATAAGGAGCCCTGGGTTAAATCTCCAACTAAGCTTCATGGATATTACGTCTAACAATGATTTTGAAACACAGTAATGTCCTCGAATTTGGATATTGCTGACTCCCAAAGGAGGATAGTGGCATTTGGTATATTCTCAAATCCCCCAACTTAAAGCtctatttttctaaattccaGAGACATTAAAAGGCCTGCCTGGATTTTCTAGTTCAgagtttattattcttttcactaTTCCATCAGGTCTtccttaaggaaagaaaaaaccaaaaaaccaaaaaactttttCATTGTTAATGACACTTGGCTGTGCAGTTGTGTTACTTAAATGAAGCAAGTTTTGTTGAAAAAATGAGTCACGCTAATTTTACCTGTCCAGCTGAAGCCAAGATGATCAGCAATATAAGCCAGCCTTTCCTCGATCCGTTCCTGCTCATCCTGTTCATCTACAGAAGGTCAAAAACAGAATGGCCAAAGGTTGTCTATGACAGGAGAGCACCCATAGTACTGATCATCCGAAGAGAGGAAGTCACTTGTCCAAATATTTGATAATAGCACAAATTAGCTATtatatttcaaatcattttaaatggtATGTTTGCCTGATTTCTGGAATGGAATGGGGAATCAACTTAATTATAAATCATGAAAACCAACTGCTTCCATATCTCTTTAATCAAGACTAGTCACTGGACATATCAGTTGCTGAGTTCTAGTAATCTTAGGACTTTCTGTTTAAATTATCTGAGAGACTACTGCCCACCAGGAGACAATCATCTTGTTcatcaaaaaccagaaaaatcatAAGTGGGTTGCAGAAGTGGAGTAACTGGTTAGGACCTCCTGTTATTGCCTGTGGCAGCACAGATCACTTCCGGATCACATCTGAAAGAAATCACATCCAAGATTCATAAAAGACATAGATCATGGGTTAACCAGGccacctgggttttttttttcagtctggcCAGAACCATTTTCCTTGGTCCTGGTGACCTTGGAAGAATGGAGGATAAAAGCATACGTATTTGTGTCTGTTGTATCAATAGGTATAGATGTACTTTCTGTGAAATTTCTGTGTGCTTACTACTAAGTAAGCTTATATATTACTCCCACAAACTTTAATTTTCCCATTGGTTTTTAACCCCCATTAATTGATGGGCAGCATTTTAGACATCAGGACATTTTCTTAGGACACAAATTTAAGAATAATAGTCTTTATTGTAGAGATATTGGAAGACCAGAGGCTACTTCTCAAAGCCAtctatggtttccttttttataattcAAAGGGTCATCCTCTCACGGTCACTTACATCATGCAAAGTTTGAGTTTTTGTTGTCTGCTGCGTCTAATCAGAGTACATTCTCCATTCACCTAATACTGAAACAAAAAGCATGGTTTTTTTTCACCTTATATTTGTTTGCTTAAAGTGTTTACCAGTGGTATCTGAGATCCAACTTTTTGAATCAAAAACAGATCCACAACAATTGGGATTTCATGATAACGTGAAATCTTCTTGGGCAAATGGCTTCCTAATGATTACCGAATTACTAAGTTGAGtacaaatgattttaaagtaCGTAAGGGtaagaagaaaaagcaatgaaTCCTTACCATATGAAACAAAGCCCAACATGTTCATGTGCAAAAGCAAAAGTGCTTAATTTGAGGCTAAGCCTGGGACTCCAGAGCAACAAAACTCAAAGCTTGCATGGCCTTACGAACAGCGGCTTGAGAAAGGCAAGATCACCGCTGTCTGTTCATCATGTTGATGTTTTCCATAAGCATTCTCATTACTCAATCTTGAGATTGTTTTCATAGACAAGAGTACACAGAGAAAGCACGAAACACAAAGGGCTTACACAAACACAGTAACCACTACAGAAAgcttaaagaaaatgagacacaaatcaccaaataaaagatatacaaaaaaaaaaaaactatatcaaATTTATGACATGCGTAGCACAGGGAATCCCAGGGGCTGGCAAATACCTTCAGCATGGTCATGGCCATTTTCATCAGGGATGCGTTCAATCAGAGTCTCAATGGACTCATCCCAAATAGGCCTTGTGTCAAAGATGTCCTCAGGAATTGAATGCTCGGTTTCAACAGGTGGCAGATTTTCAATTACTGAAACTTCCAGGGCACTACTACTTTCATCATCTGAAACTAATTCTTGCTCCCTTTCTGACTGTGTAAGTCTATCCACTAACTTGGAAGCCTCATCACTAATCTCCTCAAAGAATTCTATGGAGTTCCTGTAAAGGTCAAAGAAATGCTCCTTACTTTCTTTTGTAGGGCTCACAGCCCCCTTGCAGGAAGATGTGGTGCTTTTGCTCTTAACTGGCAATCGGGATGTAAATATCTTTGGTCTGGTGGCCCCCTCTTCTGATTCTAACTCCagctcctctgccctctctctgctctctgtttctgtctcaaTGTAACTTCTAGTTTTTACTGGACATTTGGTCTTTGAGTCCAAAGCACTGGCATCAGATTCAGATTTGCTTCTACTATCTGGTGTTCTGCTTGTCATGTCCTGACCCTGAGGAGCCACTATTTTCTGGAGAGATGAATCTAGATGCGAAAGCTGCTGCTCTACTCTTTGGACAGGTGCTTTCACGGGGATTTTAGACTTTGGTTTTGCTTCATCCTCTTTACTTTCCTCATCCAGGCTGGGCAAAAAATCTTCACAAAGGGAACTCTCATACTCCACAGATGGAGGTGCTGAGGTTGACGTGGGTATAGTCCTTACAGGAATTTTGGATTTGCTTTCAGTAGAAGGCACATTCTCCATGGGTGCAGTAGGGATTTCAATTACTGATTTCTGTTCCTCTGGGGAAGAATCAGGAGAATCATCATCCCGACCTGAATACACAGACCTGGTAACTGTGGAAAAATCTAACTGAACGTGTACAACTGGTTCAGGGGAGTCAGGGCAAGATGGATCTTTCACACTAGACTTAAGAGGCATATCACCCATTGGTGTGGTGGGGAGATCCTCGGCGCCTGCAGAAGGAGCTTCTTTTGTTGATGTTTCAGGGGAGGTTGAATTCCCCATGGGGGTGTGAAGTTGAGCATCTGAAGCAGATATTTCCTCAACTTCCTCACTCAGGTCATCTGGAAGTAGGTCCGCTTCATCACTCACTGTTTCTTTTGATTCTGAGAGAGCTAGTGACTCAGCTGATGTCTCCCGTTGTGGGGGCTCAGCGCCAGGACTCCCTTCTTTCATGTCTTCGGAGAGAGTCTCTTCCCTGGATTCTTGCCCAATTTGGAAAAAGTGAAAACTTTCATCATCATAGGACCTTTTGGTCATGTCAATGGCACCACTTCGGGTCATCTCAAACAATTTTCCTTCCTGAAAGAGAAACGGGTTTTGCTCACTGGTTGGAGTCCCCTCTTCAGTTGGGGTCCTTGCAGGAGTGGTGTCAGGGGTGGTACCCTGGGATTGTCTGTCTACCATCAAACCAAATAtcttttgttcttcctctttcactcGAGCCTCAAAGGCTTCATCATCCTCGCGGATTTCACTCCAGGAATCAGAATCTACATCAGTTTTTGTGATGATGACTTTGCTGATTTGGTCACTAACAACTACTGATGTATTTGGTACAGAAGGCTCTAAAGATGAAGGGGCTTGATCTGACTGCTTTTCCCACAAGGTGCTTTCTTGTTTGGATTCTTTTTCCATGTTTTGGTCCTCAAAATTAGATTCTTGGCTTGAAACAGTTCTATTGGAGGAGCTTGTTACTACCACGTCTTCAACAGAGGATGTGATGGTAACAGAAGACACTTCAAAAGAGTGAAAACTTGTGTGTCCTGCATCCATTTGGGTTTTGCTTTCTTCACTGGAGAAAAAAGATTGGGGAGGAACATTTTCATAAGGGCTTATTATTTGAGGATCGCAGATTTCATCAGTCTCAGCTGGGTCAGACACTGGAACATCCATGGACAATTTATCTGTTTGAGTAGTAATCAATGAGTCTTGAGTGGAATAGTCCTTTGGTAAGCTCTCAAAAGCTTGGTCAGTTTTGGTGTCCTCTGTTTTTGTAGCAGAAGATAGAGAGGAGATGTCTTCATCTAATTCTTGTCCTTCAGATGCTGGACAGTGAGGTAAGGAAGACAAAGATGAAGAGCTTTCACTGGGGCAATATACTTGTAGAGATTCCACTCGAGAAACATCAAGCTCTtctccttctgtgtctttttcatcagtgtcttgcAGAGGGACTGATTCCTCATGAATAGCTAACTGCTCAGTGATATCCTCTCTAGGGGAGCTGTAGAGACCTGAAGATATAGGAGTGACTAAGCTGCTGGGACTCCTGGTCTCACACCCATGGCCCTCACAGATTTCTGGTTCATCAGCATCTCCGTTCAGATCATCATAAGACATATCTGGGCCATTAGTAGAAATGGTATGACTCTCTTCGGGTACATGGGACTCAcgatctttttcttcttctgatttaCTTGATTCTTCCTGAGTatcttcattcattttgaaagtgTATTGTTTGGAAACAATAGGTTGAAATTGTACTTCTTCAGGACTGGAATTGGAGTCTACGCTGGatggaagtggggaaggaggctgCACTCGAATAACTGGCTCTGGTACGAGGCCTGCGTCAGCACCTTTTTTCAGCTGTGCCAACTCAGGTTCACtctcagaggaggaagaagccTTTCTGCTCTCTGATGTTACCACCACAGGGACATCGCTTTCATCCTCTATACTCTCCACATGTTTTGGTTCATCCACATCTGCTGAACTGTCAGCATCTGGGTCAGAGGATGAAGAAGATTCTTCTTGTTTGGGTTCTTTCTTGTAGTCCCTTTTCTGCTTTGCTTCTTGTTCAAGTTCGTCaaatgttttgattttggttaccattttaaacatttcctcttCAGGTGTgaatctctttttctccccattttccaaGTCATCCTCCTCTGCACATTCATGAATTACAGCTGGTTTGGGTGTGCTTGCATCTGTGGCTTTGGGTGTGACCTCATAGCTAATTTCTTCTGAGCTGGGGGTGTCAGGAGAAAGGGGACTCTTCCCTGAGCTCTCTACCAGTGACGTCTGCTCAAGACTGTCATCCTCGGCACTGCCGTCTGGGTCTCGGAGCAGCCGGGACCGCACAGAGGCCACTTCCGTAAAGAGTTCTGTTTTGGCTACAGCTGCAGGAAGAGGGAAGTGACTTGGGAGAACTCCAGCCTTCATCTTTGGTTCCACAGGGCTGCTTTCAAGAGAGTCACGGCAAGGGGATTCTTTCAGAGGACTTGGCTCCAGAGAATCCGGAGTTTTGTGTGAGGAGTTATCCTCTAGCACAGGGCTGCCTTCCAGGGAGTCTCTGTGGCTCACTGCAAATGATTCATCAGCACCAGGGCTGAGGACCTCACTATCTCGGCTAGGGAGTGCAAGTTCTAATCCTTGGGGACTTCTAGCAACTCCTTGGGGCTTTGATTCAGTTCCTGTGTCTGTCTGTACACAAGCGTCAGGCAGCGGAGAGGCCTTTTTCTCATCTGAGGGCTCAGTGGTTGTGGATTCCTGAGTTTCAGTATCACTGTGGGTCTTGTGGGCTGAACCAACTTTCTTAAGTTGACCCTCATCAGTGGATGCTTCCTCAGTCAGTCCTTTGGGTGTTTCTTTTGCTAGTAACACACTACAGCTGCCAAGGGAATCATCTTCTTGTTTGGGGCATGTGTCTTTGGAAGGGTCTAGGGTGTCCTCCTTCAGCAAACACTCGACTGAGGGCTCTGTGTCTTCAGTGACTATGGTACCTTGCTCTTCAGAACCATCGGTGATGTCTTTGATTGAGGGATGATCTTTTTCTGAATGAATTGCTGTTGGTGTTTCTAACTTGGTCGTTTCGCTTATTTCCCCAATTTGCTCCTCACTTTTCTTTGGTGAGAAAGAAAGGCTTTCTGGGCTTGTCTCAGGGGTCTCTGCGAGGCCCTCATGCTTATAGCTCTCTTCTGAACTAATCTGAGGGGTCCCTTCCATCAGGCTGCCACATGGAGAACCTGCCACCCCTTCAGGCTTGAGGCTCTCAGAACTGCCATCCAAAGCACCACTTTGTAAAGACAGAGCCGGAAGAAATTCATCTTTCATGTAATCTAGTGGAAAGGTTGTGTTGAAAGGACTAGTGAGTACTTGATCTAAGTGAAGCTGTacttcttctgtcttctcactCATTCGGAATTGTTGGTACTTGTCATTGTCTTCCAATTCTTGCTTAATGACGTCAGAAAAGTCAGTAGAGGTTTTCCTATCTGGGCTGATCTGGAGATCCATGTCTCCCTGTTCATCAGCCAGCTTTTCTTTGGGAACTTCACTCTCTTTATGGCTTTCTTCTTCTGGTGCTGACTGAACAGGTTCAGGAGTTTTGTGGCTAAGAGCTTTCTCCTTCTCTACAACTACGTCTTCTCTCTTAGACCCTACGGAGGAAGCACGGACTACTCTCTTGGATTCGGAAACTCCTGTTACCACAAATCTCTGGCCTCGTTTGATTGTCTGACtctctgttttctgtgtttctctgtggTTTAGCAcctgccccttttctttttctacccgagctttgcctttttcttgtggctgcttttgttttgctgatttGTGTTCAAAGAGTCCAGTCTTATGTTTAGATGGGTCCTGACCTGACTGAAAAGCTTTCATCAACTCCCGAACAGACATTGTCTCCTcgattctttctgtttttgaggTGGGGGATACAggtggttgcttttctgttttcccagaaGGCGACACAGGCAAGTGCTTCTCAGTTTTCCCAGAGGTTGATACAGGTGGGTGCTTTTCCATTCGTCCAGCTGGTGACACAGGCAAGCGTTTTTCTGTTCTCCCAGGTGATACTGGTGCATGTTTCTCCATTCTCCCAGAGGGCGATACAGGTGGGCGTTTGTCCATTTTACCTGAAGGTGAAACAGGTGGgtgtctttctgtttttgtagATGACACAGGGGACTGCCTTTCAGTTTTTGTTGAGGGTGATACAGGTGAGTGTTTCTCAGTTTTACTTGATGACACAGGGGAGTGCCTTTCAGTTCTTGCAGAGGGTGACACAGGTGAGTGTTTCTCAGTTTTACTTGATGGTGATACTGGAGGATGCCTCTCAGTTTTtgtagaggagggaagagaagagtgtCTTTCTGTTTTAGACGAGGATGAGGCCGGCACATGCCTCTCTGACCTTAGAGAGGGTGATGCAGCTGGGTGTGTCCTGTGGGTTATCTTTTTTGGCACATCCTCTTTGCCTTTGACTCTGACAGGCAACTTGCTTCGACCTTTTTGTTCATCTTCCACTCGTTTCTGAAGGGCCTTTACTTTGTCCTTGATGGAACCAATGGGAGTTTCTTCTATCAAAGGTGAAGTGGCCTTTACAGTGGGATGGGGCTCGGGGGCTAAACCTGCATCTTCATCTAATGACTCTTCTGAACTACATTTTTTAAGTTCACTTTTTTCTGCACTACCTTGTAcactttcctctttttgtttttgtttttcttttaatttcctcctcACTGGCTTCTTTATTCCCAGGCTTGGTTTGTGTTGTTTCTGTGCACTCTGTGTCTCATCTGGGGGCAtatctttcccttcattttcaaagcTCCTGCCAGTAGCCGGAACCTCATGTTTCTCCCCTGCTATTTCTTGAACTGTCTGCAGTGGCTTTTCATGAGGAGACACATAGGAGTTTAGATCCTCAGTAAGGTAGTTCACTAGCCCAGTTGAGTCTTTCTCTACTTTGATGTTGCGCTCTTTATCTATTCTAACTTCTACGCATGGATATTCAGTGATTTCTAAAGGCGCCTTTAGCTTAGCCTCCTCTATTTCCTCATCACTGACAATCACCCATTCCTCTTCCACTAATTCTCTCTCCGACTGAGACCTTGGCACACTGCCTTCATCTCTCGCGCAGGTTCCACTTCTCAGGATTTCGTTCACTTTCTCTAAGTCCTCTTTAACTCTTTCAACAATTTCAAAAGGCTCTCCTGGCTCTTCCTCAGCAGCCTTCACCAGCTCCTTCACTTTGATAGAACCTGCCCTATCAGATACATCTGTGGTCAAGATGGCGGTCATTTTGATCAAATCTTGTTTCATCTCAGAAACTTCAGAGAGCAAGTCCGGACTGGCTAGGACAGGAACTTCATTAACCAGGTGACTTTTCAGGACAGATGTTTCTGTAGATTCTGTCTCATCATCTTTGATGTGAATGAAAAACATTgaaagtaaaatggaaatcaaaaaatatatcGGCAAATGTAATCAGGACTGAAACGACACAGTGTCTTTTCCTGTTGTGGCGGGAGGGACAACAGAATGGGCTGGGAATGGTGGATCCACaaggtctcaggatacaaaagcaaagcaaggctaacggaaaaaaaaaaaaaactgaaaaggaaaaatgagcagGAAATAACTTGCTTAATTTTCTCACTTGTAGCACATCCACACATACAACAAAGCTATAACAAATAGCCAAGACAgactgacacacacacatacacacacacacacacaccatcacagATCAAAACAAAGAACGAACGCAGTGAAATTACACAGAGGTATCTCAAGATTGTTCAGATGTTACAGAtcaatgttgaaaaaaatataaacatggggaaaaaaaggaaaaaaaagcattagaaatTGCAGAAAGTTGATTTCCTCTAGGAGAAA from Ailuropoda melanoleuca isolate Jingjing chromosome 11, ASM200744v2, whole genome shotgun sequence includes the following:
- the ANK2 gene encoding ankyrin-2 isoform X20; the encoded protein is MTEVLDVSDEEGDDTMTGDGGEYLRPEDLKELGDDSLPSSQFLDGMNYLRYSLEGARSDSTMPSLRSFSSDRSHTLSHASYLRDSAMIDDTVVIPSHQVSTLAKEAERNSYRLSWGTENLDNVALSSSPIHSGRSSPCLDRDNSSFLVSFMVDARGGAMRGCRHNGLRIIIPPRKCTAPTRVTCRLVKRHRLATMPPMVEGEGLASRLIEVGPSGAQFLGKLHLPTAPPPLNEGESLVSRILQLGPPGTKFLGPVIVEIPHFAALRGKERELVVLRSENGDSWKEHYCEYTEDELNEILNGMDEVLDSPEDLEKKRICRIITRDFPQYFAVVSRIKQDSNLIGPEGGVLSSTVVPQVQAVFPEGALTKRIRVGLQAQPMHSELVKKILGNKATFSPIVTLEPRRRKFHKPITMTIPVPKASSDVMLNGFGGDAPTLRLLCSITGGTTPAQWEDITGTTPLTFVNECVSFTTNVSARFWLIDCRQIQESVTFASQVYREIICVPYMAKFVVFAKSHDPIEARLRCFCMTDDKVDKTLEQQENFAEVARSRDVEVLEGKPIYVDCFGNLVPLTKSGQHHIFSFFAFKENRLPLFVKVRDTTQEPCGRLSFMKEPKSTRGLVHQAICNLNITLPIYTKESESDQEQEEEIDMTSEKNDETESTETSVLKSHLVNEVPVLASPDLLSEVSEMKQDLIKMTAILTTDVSDRAGSIKVKELVKAAEEEPGEPFEIVERVKEDLEKVNEILRSGTCARDEGSVPRSQSERELVEEEWVIVSDEEIEEAKLKAPLEITEYPCVEVRIDKERNIKVEKDSTGLVNYLTEDLNSYVSPHEKPLQTVQEIAGEKHEVPATGRSFENEGKDMPPDETQSAQKQHKPSLGIKKPVRRKLKEKQKQKEESVQGSAEKSELKKCSSEESLDEDAGLAPEPHPTVKATSPLIEETPIGSIKDKVKALQKRVEDEQKGRSKLPVRVKGKEDVPKKITHRTHPAASPSLRSERHVPASSSSKTERHSSLPSSTKTERHPPVSPSSKTEKHSPVSPSARTERHSPVSSSKTEKHSPVSPSTKTERQSPVSSTKTERHPPVSPSGKMDKRPPVSPSGRMEKHAPVSPGRTEKRLPVSPAGRMEKHPPVSTSGKTEKHLPVSPSGKTEKQPPVSPTSKTERIEETMSVRELMKAFQSGQDPSKHKTGLFEHKSAKQKQPQEKGKARVEKEKGQVLNHRETQKTESQTIKRGQRFVVTGVSESKRVVRASSVGSKREDVVVEKEKALSHKTPEPVQSAPEEESHKESEVPKEKLADEQGDMDLQISPDRKTSTDFSDVIKQELEDNDKYQQFRMSEKTEEVQLHLDQVLTSPFNTTFPLDYMKDEFLPALSLQSGALDGSSESLKPEGVAGSPCGSLMEGTPQISSEESYKHEGLAETPETSPESLSFSPKKSEEQIGEISETTKLETPTAIHSEKDHPSIKDITDGSEEQGTIVTEDTEPSVECLLKEDTLDPSKDTCPKQEDDSLGSCSVLLAKETPKGLTEEASTDEGQLKKVGSAHKTHSDTETQESTTTEPSDEKKASPLPDACVQTDTGTESKPQGVARSPQGLELALPSRDSEVLSPGADESFAVSHRDSLEGSPVLEDNSSHKTPDSLEPSPLKESPCRDSLESSPVEPKMKAGVLPSHFPLPAAVAKTELFTEVASVRSRLLRDPDGSAEDDSLEQTSLVESSGKSPLSPDTPSSEEISYEVTPKATDASTPKPAVIHECAEEDDLENGEKKRFTPEEEMFKMVTKIKTFDELEQEAKQKRDYKKEPKQEESSSSSDPDADSSADVDEPKHVESIEDESDVPVVVTSESRKASSSSESEPELAQLKKGADAGLVPEPVIRVQPPSPLPSSVDSNSSPEEVQFQPIVSKQYTFKMNEDTQEESSKSEEEKDRESHVPEESHTISTNGPDMSYDDLNGDADEPEICEGHGCETRSPSSLVTPISSGLYSSPREDITEQLAIHEESVPLQDTDEKDTEGEELDVSRVESLQVYCPSESSSSLSSLPHCPASEGQELDEDISSLSSATKTEDTKTDQAFESLPKDYSTQDSLITTQTDKLSMDVPVSDPAETDEICDPQIISPYENVPPQSFFSSEESKTQMDAGHTSFHSFEVSSVTITSSVEDVVVTSSSNRTVSSQESNFEDQNMEKESKQESTLWEKQSDQAPSSLEPSVPNTSVVVSDQISKVIITKTDVDSDSWSEIREDDEAFEARVKEEEQKIFGLMVDRQSQGTTPDTTPARTPTEEGTPTSEQNPFLFQEGKLFEMTRSGAIDMTKRSYDDESFHFFQIGQESREETLSEDMKEGSPGAEPPQRETSAESLALSESKETVSDEADLLPDDLSEEVEEISASDAQLHTPMGNSTSPETSTKEAPSAGAEDLPTTPMGDMPLKSSVKDPSCPDSPEPVVHVQLDFSTVTRSVYSGRDDDSPDSSPEEQKSVIEIPTAPMENVPSTESKSKIPVRTIPTSTSAPPSVEYESSLCEDFLPSLDEESKEDEAKPKSKIPVKAPVQRVEQQLSHLDSSLQKIVAPQGQDMTSRTPDSRSKSESDASALDSKTKCPVKTRSYIETETESRERAEELELESEEGATRPKIFTSRLPVKSKSTTSSCKGAVSPTKESKEHFFDLYRNSIEFFEEISDEASKLVDRLTQSEREQELVSDDESSSALEVSVIENLPPVETEHSIPEDIFDTRPIWDESIETLIERIPDENGHDHAEDEQDEQERIEERLAYIADHLGFSWTELARELDFTEEQIHQIRIENPNSLQDQSHALLKYWLERDGRQATDTSLIECLTKINRMDIVHLMEASTEPLQERISHSYAEIEQTIALDHSEGFSTLQEELCTAQPKQKEEQAVSKESESCDQPPIVSEEDISVGYSTFQDCIPKAEGDSSGTERFPQTHKEQVQQDFSGKTQDRPEESSLECQQEYFVTTPGTEVSETQKAMAVSDSPSKTPEEIRTPAEEERPYLQTPTSSEQGDSPIIQEPEEPPEHGEESSQKTSLVIVESAGDQPQALDRLDEDAAFHKELTEELGELEASSDEEAMVTTRVVRRRVIIQGDAMPDIPPETVTEEEYVDEHGHTVVRKVTRKIIRRYVSSDGTEKEEVTMQGTAQGPISIEEGDGYSKVMKRIVLKSDTEQSEVTLSEPSILSSTSQFQAEPVEGRRVSKVVKTTMVHGERMEKHLGDSSLATDLPSAKDDFEEDNNE